TTTTTTACCCAGCCGCCTTTTTCACGAGCGCCATATCCAATGCTTCGCGTAAGCTACGCGCTTCATGCACCTCGATGCCTGCGGGGAGCGGCTCACTTTTGCGTAAGCGGCGTGGGATCACTGCAGACTTAAAGCCTAACGCGGCGGCTTCTTTGAGGCGCGCCGGGCTGTGCGGCACCGTGCGCAGCTCGCCGCTCAGGCCCACCTCGCCGATCAGCACGGCATCGGCGCGCAGCGGCTTATCCCAAGCCGAGCTGGCGATGGCCGCCGCCAGAGCCAGATCGGCGGCCGGCTCACCGATGCGCAGGCCACCGACGACATTGACGAAGACGTCTTGCTCGGCCAAGGGCAGGCCGAGGCGCCGGGTGAGTACCGCGGTGATGAGCAATAAGCGATTGCTGTCTACGCCGTTGCCCGAGCGCCGCGGGTTGCCAAAGGCGCTGGGGCTGGTGAGGCCTTGCACCTCGACGAGCAGCGGGCGGGTGCCCTCCATGGTGACGGCGATGGCTGAGCCGGCGGCGTTGACCACGCGTTCAGCCAGAAAGGCTTCCGAAGGATTGGGCACTTCTTGCATGCCATGGCCCACCATTTCAAACACGCCGACTTCGGCCGTGGCGCCGAAACGATTCTTGACCGCGCGTAGCAGGCGGAAGGATTGAAAGCGATCGCCTTCTAGATATAGCACGGTGTCTACCATGTGCTCGAGCAAGCGCGGCCCGGCGATCACCCCTTCTTTTGTGACGTGGCCGATGAGGAAGACCGCCAGGCCGCTACTTTTGGCCAACTGGCGAAAACGGTCGCTACATTCGCGTAGTTGTGTGACCGAGCCGGCAGAAGAATCAATTTGCGGGTCATACACGGTTTGGATCGAATCGATGATCAGCAAGCGCGGTTTGATCTGCTCTACATGGTGGAGAATGGCGTCAAGGTTGGTTTCGGTGACCAGAAATAGAGAATCGATTAATCGATTAATCGATTGGTCAGCGAATAATCGATCCGCCCTCATTTTGATCTGCGATGGCGACTCTTCGCCGGAGACATACAGCACACGATCGTGGGCCGCCATCTGCATGGCAGTTTGCAGCAGCAAGGTGGATTTGCCAATGCCCGGATCGCCACCGATGAGTACCAGCGAGCCGGGCACAATGCCGCCGCCGAGCACGCGGGCAAACTCGCCGATCGAGAGCGGCATGCGTTCGCTCTCGGCGCCGCCCTCAATTTGCGCCAGGGGCTTGGGGGCGGCTACTGTGGCGCCATTGCTGCTGGCGGCGCGGCGGGCCGGCTCGTCGGCCACTAGCTCTTCGACGTAGGTGTTCCATTCCCCGCATTGCGGGCAGCGACCGAGCGCTTTGGCGGCGGCGCGGCCGCAGCTTTGGCAGACGAAGCGAGTGTGGATTTTAGCCATGCGTAAGCATCTCCCAGCCCTTCAGGTCGCCCCAGCCGGCGTCAAATTCGCGGTCAAGCTCGGCCTCGTTGAGGGGTAAGCAAGGCTCGAGCAGCTCACGGGCAGCGGCCTCGTCGTGCCCGAGCAAACGTTCAAAAGGGGTCATGGGGTTAAGTCTACTACAATTAGAACATTTGCACTAAAAACGAGTATTGACAAACGTAGTTAATTAGTGTATTTAACATATATGTTAATTAATATAGGTGTTAATTATGACTGATGCACTAAGCCTCACCTTCTCAGCGTTGGCGGACCCGACCCGCCGGGCTATTTTGGACCGCCTCTCGGAAGGGCGGGCCAGCGTTTCTGAGCTGGCGGCCCCGTTCAAGATCAGCCTGCCGGCGGTGTCTCGCCATCTCAAGGTGCTGGAGCGAGCCGGCTTGATCGCCCGCGGACGGGACGCGCAGTGGCGCCCGGCCCAGCTGCAGGCCGAGCCGCTCAAGGATGTCTCCGTGTGGCTGGAGCGCTACCGCCACAACTGGGAAGAAAGCTACGAGCGCCTGGACGAGTATCTAAGCGAGGTGCAGAAAAAGAATGCACAAAACAAGGAGAGAGACAATGACTGAGCAACGCAAGTTTAAGATCAGCTTCCCCACCGAATTGGAATTGGTGATGGAGCGCGAGTTTGATGCGCCGCGCGAGCTGGTGTTCAATGCCCACCTGGACGCGGAGATCATTCCGCTGTGGTGGGGGCCGCGCCAATACAAGACGCGGGTAGAAGCGCTGGACGCCCGCCCAGGCGGCAAATGGCGCTTTATTCAGCAGGGCGAAGACGGCAACGAGATCGCCTTCTTTGGCGAATACCGCCTGATTTCGCCGCCCGACAAGTTCATCAACACCTTCGGTTTCGACGGCATGCCGGGCGAGCAGGGCGAAGAGGAGTACAACTTCATCGACCTCGGCAATGGGCGCACACTGCTGCGCACCTACTCCAAGTTCAAGAGCAAGGAAGAGTTGGAGGCGGTGCTGGCCAGCGGCATGGAATTGGGCGCCAACGAAACCTATGACCGGTTGGATGAGTATCTGGCTGCCAAGAAAGCCCAA
The DNA window shown above is from Anaerolineales bacterium and carries:
- the radA gene encoding DNA repair protein RadA, giving the protein MAKIHTRFVCQSCGRAAAKALGRCPQCGEWNTYVEELVADEPARRAASSNGATVAAPKPLAQIEGGAESERMPLSIGEFARVLGGGIVPGSLVLIGGDPGIGKSTLLLQTAMQMAAHDRVLYVSGEESPSQIKMRADRLFADQSINRLIDSLFLVTETNLDAILHHVEQIKPRLLIIDSIQTVYDPQIDSSAGSVTQLRECSDRFRQLAKSSGLAVFLIGHVTKEGVIAGPRLLEHMVDTVLYLEGDRFQSFRLLRAVKNRFGATAEVGVFEMVGHGMQEVPNPSEAFLAERVVNAAGSAIAVTMEGTRPLLVEVQGLTSPSAFGNPRRSGNGVDSNRLLLITAVLTRRLGLPLAEQDVFVNVVGGLRIGEPAADLALAAAIASSAWDKPLRADAVLIGEVGLSGELRTVPHSPARLKEAAALGFKSAVIPRRLRKSEPLPAGIEVHEARSLREALDMALVKKAAG
- a CDS encoding winged helix-turn-helix transcriptional regulator is translated as MTDALSLTFSALADPTRRAILDRLSEGRASVSELAAPFKISLPAVSRHLKVLERAGLIARGRDAQWRPAQLQAEPLKDVSVWLERYRHNWEESYERLDEYLSEVQKKNAQNKERDND